The sequence CTGGCGTCCGCGGTCGCTGCTCTCCATTCAGCGAGAAGTGCCTGCTCTTCGCGTTTGTCTCTTGGACGCAGCACGTTTAGGACGACAATCCTCGACAGCTCTTGCGATCGCACGAAATGCGTCCCTCAAGTCCTTGTATCGCACGGCATAATAGACGGTCCGCCCTTCTTTGGTCGCGGTGAGAATGCCAGCTCGCTCGAGAACTCCCAGATGCCGCGAGACCACTGACAGGTCGACGGCACAGCATTCGGTTAGCTCTGTGACCGAGCAAGCTCGTCCGCACTTCGCCAAACAGGAAAGGAGTTTCAATCGCGTCGGTTCACCGAGCGCTTTGAACAGCTCGGCATCCAGCAGATCGTCGATAGGTCCGCAGCATTGAAGGGTTTCGTGAGGCTTCACAGTGACTCCTGATCTTCTGGCGGGGCTAGCGCTTTTTTGCATATTTGTGTCAGCGTGCAAGTGTATACGCCGGTTGGTAGCAAAGCAACCACTGCCGGATTTGCAGGAAAACACCTTGTTTTTCAGGCGCAGTTAGTCCAAATGGCGGGCCCGCTCAGTCCGAATGGCGGGGCCGTGTCGAGATGTCGCAGACGAAAATGCCATTTTGCTGCAGTTGGTATATGCGTGTAGACG is a genomic window of Allorhodopirellula heiligendammensis containing:
- a CDS encoding ArsR/SmtB family transcription factor; translation: MQKSASPARRSGVTVKPHETLQCCGPIDDLLDAELFKALGEPTRLKLLSCLAKCGRACSVTELTECCAVDLSVVSRHLGVLERAGILTATKEGRTVYYAVRYKDLRDAFRAIARAVEDCRPKRAASKRQTRRAGTSR